TCTTTCGGTTTGtatgaataaaacaacaaataaaactgaaacattttatttaaattataactcTTTTCTTCATATAAATAACGCTCTCATTAAATGTATCTGGAAGCCTCTACATAAACATAGTAAATCTTAAATGTCATACAACTAGGTACAGGATAAAATACAGAAAGTAGCTtagacaaaaattaaaaatagcttaGAAATATCGTCGAAATACGCAGTGTATAAACGAAGTCACCCAGTGGATCACTGCAGGCAATCAATGTTCacctagaaaataaattgtaggttaaccaatattattttttgtggccATAGACACGAGTAGATTAGTAGCATTTAGGCGCCATTTTTTTATAAGGCACAATCTTTTGACATTACCTAAGTAGTTAAGGCATATTTCCGATAACGCTAAAAtctaaatttataaatatgttaggCAGTTTGAATTACACCGCTTGGTCTATGacgtataataataattcatgatTGTTATTTTGCTTCTTAATAGCTCAATgccaataagtaggtatacaataactaaataaatcataatacaattttattaaaaaaatattttatcgattgTGTTGGAACTATGCATAAATTTAACATCTCATTTTGTACCCATATTctctgcaaaataaacgatttgatttgatttgatttgattatgaTCCACTTAATACTTAGAGCTTTTGTGATTATTGTATTGGATTTGACCATTAAGCAATTTTATAACttcttatttattcaatttaagaaatattcgtctgtaataattatgtttctaAGCACAAATTATAAAAGACACACAAATCATGCAAAAAGATACAATGTAGGAATAATCATGCGATTCCAAAACATTCAAAGCGTAACTGtatccaaaatattaaaatatgattttgatcaattaattttggcacaaaaaatataaatgtaaaaacacaaaattaaaaataaatcttaaaaccATTCAGTAAAAGGTAAAATGAACATCACAGcaaaattttctaaaatatacatGGTAGTTTCGATAAAAGTAATATACAAAATTGTAttgaatatcaataaaataaatcaaaataaaattacgggtgatttttattaaaattatgccaaTAAATGCGTCTAGAGATGGACCGATAAattgactatttattttcaaacaatttttcaattaaacataTCGACACTAGCTGGTTAATAAGCTTGAATTGTAAAAAGAAACTTCGTAAACTCGTTGTCAGTAAATCAGTTCATCTCTATGGGAATTTTGTTACATTGTTACACCTATGTTATATTATTAGCATAGCGATAATTGTGATCATTGCCAGCAGCAGACCTAGCAGCGTCAACCAGTCCAAGTCTGCCAGGTGTTGGGAGAACATCAAGGTGTAGGTACAAGCTAACATCAACGTGCCAGAGTCGTGCCAATCGCGCTTCGACTGCGCGCTATCGCCTGTCGaaacaacaaaaacaacgcATACAGTAAAAAAACTAGTTAGTAAAGGCAACTAATACAACGGGGATCGTGaacacaaaatgaaaacaaaaagctGGATGCAAAATGGTTACAGTGAAAACCATACACCGTGCATGAGAATGGACCACGTACCtctattttctttttgtgaatGGTGAGTTTGCCTTTTAGTCCTCCAGGGAACCACGTTCGTTGGCAGTGAGTTGCTTTGACTAGGAGTACAATCATCCGTTTGGTCTACAGACAACCTTCTCAGTTGCTGATTCATCGTCTGAACTAATTTTGGCGAACTTAACTCATTgcgaattttattttcagactcATTCTCATTATCGGTATGAGTTCGCGATTTGGGGTTACTGTCCAGTTTAAATATTGTCGCCAGTTCTTCAGAGGAATTATATTCGGTTGAATCAGCAGCATCTTTCTTGGTTTCTAAGTCGTCTTCGTATATAGATAGATTAACGGAAGCCCTATGAGGAACTTCTTGATTACAGATAGTTTGTGAAACTTGGTTCAGTTTTTCAGTGGCTTCTGTTATTCCAGTCATTTTGTCTACGTCACTATTACATTTATCCAGTTTTGGTCCTTTATTCTGTgtgaataatttttcatttacttGACAAATACCAGCAATTAAATCCGATATTCCATCTTTTAGCTCTTTAAAAGCGTTTATCTCATTAATTTCTTTAATCTTATCATCAGAATTCAAGAAAGGATTTAAAGAATTGATCACTGGTGGTTTGATTTCCACTTCATTTTCTTTATCGTTTACTGTCTCAATTTTCACTGAGTCATCTTTAATAGTCACTGGGACGACGTCAGGTATTAACTTACTTTCTGGTATCACAACCATGGTTTCTTGAGCTTTTAACTGTTCTTCGCCTTTTGATATATAGCTTGAAAGTTTTAAACTTTCGTCTTGGAAATTAAGCTCTTTTTCAAAACTATGTTTTAGCTGATCTTCAACTTTATGTAACTGGTCTGATATAGCtaaaagactatcttcagtctTTTTTCCTTTAGAATCTTCACTGACTTCACTAACCTCTGTCACTGGTTTGTCATCTTTTTGTTCACTTACAACTTCAGAACGAACATTTACGTGCTTAATTTCAGGTGCAGTATCTTCAGAAGACTTGCAAGTTAAACCATTCAAAAAGTTTTGCCGGCTATCAGAAATTCGGCTCTGGACATCAGATTTCTTCTCGTTgttgtttctatttttatctaATTCAGCTAGCGCTACTCCTAATTTATTACTGGTATCCATAGCTTCCTGCGCCAACATGCTTAGAACCTGTTGAAACTCATCTTTTGATGAACGTTTCGATGCTTGTGGAGATCTGTTTGATGGTGATGAGCTTTTGGACTTATCACATGATGGTGGCTTAGCAAGGTGCTTATCGTCactatgaatgaatgaatcgTCTTTTGCGAAATGATGGGTGGGTGCATGGGTATTATTGACAAAAAGGCTGACAGTGTTGTGTCTTTGCTTTACCTTGTTACGAGGATAGTGGTCCTGCTCGTTGTCGTTATTTTCAAAAGTGTTACGAAGCCGTTTCATGACATCGCTGTTACTGTGCGTTTTTTGTAGAGTAGCCATTTTACTCATGTTCAAGGCTTCGTCAATTTCCTTCTGTatcattgtaaatatattaGCTGACAGGgatcgaacagctcttttcttcTTAAGATTAGCGGCGGAGTCTTTAGTATATGGATATTCACTGTAagaatgattattattaatgaGACCACTATAATCTTCGCCGTTAAAGTGTGTAGAATGTCTGTTATCCTTCCTCAAACTTCGATACGCTAAATCGTCTGAGACGAGGTCGGGCGATCTGCGAGGGATAAATCGAGGGCGGCCTTTGTTTTCTGGTGTTGCGTGAAGATAATCACTCTGCGGGGCTGGGGAAACCGGTCCTATAGGTATGCCAAACGGCGGTTGAGGGTCTAAAGTCTTTAATCGACTGTTAGTCTGCTTTATATTTCTGTAAACAACGTCGTCATAAACTATATCTGGCTCGTTTCGTTCGGATTGCCTGTCATCATCGGACGCATACGGCACATAAACAGGTGACGCTAACATGTAACTTATTTGCGCCTGTGCTTCTTTATAATTAGGTTTTTCCTTTGTTAAGGAATTCATTCTTCGAAATGCCATATCATCTTGCAACTTGTCAGGTAATGTCGACCTTCTTTGCACTCGTCTCAAAGGCGTCGTTGGCTGACTTCGCAGTTGTATCTCGTCATCATTTCCATTCCAATCATTAAATTGGTCGTTGAACTTCGGCGTCATTAATTCGCGACGTTCAGCTCTATCTAATAAATCTTCGTCACCTAAACCTAAACTATTGTAGATGGCTTCTAATTCATTGAGAGCATCGTCAAGATTGGTAGATTTTCGTCTCTCTGAACTCTTTTCGTCATCAGATGGCATTTGGTAAACACTGGGAACATACGTATCAGATTTATGTCTAACGTGTGTTTTCGATGTCGGCGATGTAACTGTTTTTGGTGGGTCAACTGTTATGGATCGCTTGTACTCTGTTGTCGCCTTCCAAACTTTGGCACCGTCGGTTGTGTCAACAGAAGAGCTTTTAAacggtgttttgtttttattttgaatgtcaGTATTTTCTTGGCCcactttattttgttctaaataCGGAGCTACTCTATTTTGTGTGCTATTTGAGAAGTCACTGCTGCTCCTTGAGTTCGCGTACATATTTTGCTGCCGTCTTTGTCTTTCTGCGTCATCAATTTTTTTCCAAAAGTCAGACGCGTTGCGTGGTCGTCGATATACACTTTCAGCAATGTTTTGGCCAGCTTGAGAGTCACTTAAATATTGATTTTCGTGACCATTTTGACTAGTTTTTACGCTAATGGGCCTTCGAGACCGAGGACTTTGATCCGCATAATACAGATAATCATGTCTTAGTTGCACTGGTTCGGGCTTCACAATATTTGTGGGACCTATGGACTTTCTCCAAGGCGGTGAGTTGGCATAGAGGCCGTAATGATTTGGTTCAGCTGATACTGAAGCTGGCCTTCGGGGCTGTTCGTTTCTAATTTGGAAGTTTTGTATATACTCATTGTTTTGCATAGCAATATGATCCTCAGAATTTGATATAGGTCTTCGCAATCCATTGAAACTGTGACTCAGCGACCTTTCTTGACTTCTCCGCATAACACGTTCGAAATCGTTGTTGGGTACGCCATGTAACTGAACAGTCTGTTGCGAATTGGCTATCCTTTCAGCTATTATGGGATTATTT
Above is a window of Helicoverpa armigera isolate CAAS_96S chromosome 11, ASM3070526v1, whole genome shotgun sequence DNA encoding:
- the LOC110382305 gene encoding uncharacterized protein LOC110382305 isoform X2; this encodes MVAMLEVAERRNNEYFRSFLPAVNSPPVPHRDISAPTVTYRPYTEEYATVQRRVERPAQPEETERKKDKKWSIGKLFRRKKKEDESGSSSESDEGVSTRSPSKRKSKKKKKAPAVNNFDHIVIRDSRRAQSLAKPNVRDVTDDGVLSDPSAGFINYRAKTQDMYRASKESLSLREDNSNRSSGPSLESHSRKTRKGRLKARVEALRNSMKGESSSEEESLKSSNSSLMIRFRSEDSLMRSRDSSLNKRSRSARNERYIKRLSRDEENQLNKEAELLQQGYTKAEVEMLTRTPTSQSSGYGTCKRDQTQNVKTEQLYANDVNRRPMKSESISSFPSTQSYPSSINFNAKVNNEHINYSIPTSNINREMLYSNNNRERSVSNQYENADNVMCVKFPLGNVTNVKREEKAPPVPPPRDMQRKVATPISMYYENNPIIAERIANSQQTVQLHGVPNNDFERVMRRSQERSLSHSFNGLRRPISNSEDHIAMQNNEYIQNFQIRNEQPRRPASVSAEPNHYGLYANSPPWRKSIGPTNIVKPEPVQLRHDYLYYADQSPRSRRPISVKTSQNGHENQYLSDSQAGQNIAESVYRRPRNASDFWKKIDDAERQRRQQNMYANSRSSSDFSNSTQNRVAPYLEQNKVGQENTDIQNKNKTPFKSSSVDTTDGAKVWKATTEYKRSITVDPPKTVTSPTSKTHVRHKSDTYVPSVYQMPSDDEKSSERRKSTNLDDALNELEAIYNSLGLGDEDLLDRAERRELMTPKFNDQFNDWNGNDDEIQLRSQPTTPLRRVQRRSTLPDKLQDDMAFRRMNSLTKEKPNYKEAQAQISYMLASPVYVPYASDDDRQSERNEPDIVYDDVVYRNIKQTNSRLKTLDPQPPFGIPIGPVSPAPQSDYLHATPENKGRPRFIPRRSPDLVSDDLAYRSLRKDNRHSTHFNGEDYSGLINNNHSYSEYPYTKDSAANLKKKRAVRSLSANIFTMIQKEIDEALNMSKMATLQKTHSNSDVMKRLRNTFENNDNEQDHYPRNKVKQRHNTVSLFVNNTHAPTHHFAKDDSFIHSDDKHLAKPPSCDKSKSSSPSNRSPQASKRSSKDEFQQVLSMLAQEAMDTSNKLGVALAELDKNRNNNEKKSDVQSRISDSRQNFLNGLTCKSSEDTAPEIKHVNVRSEVVSEQKDDKPVTEVSEVSEDSKGKKTEDSLLAISDQLHKVEDQLKHSFEKELNFQDESLKLSSYISKGEEQLKAQETMVVIPESKLIPDVVPVTIKDDSVKIETVNDKENEVEIKPPVINSLNPFLNSDDKIKEINEINAFKELKDGISDLIAGICQVNEKLFTQNKGPKLDKCNSDVDKMTGITEATEKLNQVSQTICNQEVPHRASVNLSIYEDDLETKKDAADSTEYNSSEELATIFKLDSNPKSRTHTDNENESENKIRNELSSPKLVQTMNQQLRRLSVDQTDDCTPSQSNSLPTNVVPWRTKRQTHHSQKENRGDSAQSKRDWHDSGTLMLACTYTLMFSQHLADLDWLTLLGEH
- the LOC110382305 gene encoding uncharacterized protein LOC110382305 isoform X4 is translated as MVAMLEVAERRNNEYFRSFLPAVNSPPVPHRDISAPTVTYRPYTEEYATVQRRVERPAQPEETERKKDKKWSIGKLFRRKKKEDESGSSSESDEGVSTRSPSKRKSKKKKKAPAVNNFDHIVIRDSRRAQSLAKPNVRDVTDDGVLSDPSAGFINYRAKTQDMYRASKESLSLREDNSNRSSGPSLESHSRKTRKGRLKARVEALRNSMKGESSSEEESLKSSNSSLMIRFRSEDSLMRSRDSSLNKRSRSARNERYIKRLSRDEENQLNKEAELLQQGYTKAEVEMLTRTPTSQSSGYGTCKRDQTQNVKTEQLYANDVNRRPMKSESISSFPSTQSYPSSINFNAKVNNEHINYSIPTSNINREMLYSNNNRERSVSNQYENADNVMCVKFPLGNVTNVKREEKAPPVPPPRDMQRKVATPISMYYENNPIIAERIANSQQTVQLHGVPNNDFERVMRRSQERSLSHSFNGLRRPISNSEDHIAMQNNEYIQNFQIRNEQPRRPASVSAEPNHYGLYANSPPWRKSIGPTNIVKPEPVQLRHDYLYYADQSPRSRRPISVKTSQNGHENQYLSDSQAGQNIAESVYRRPRNASDFWKKIDDAERQRRQQNMYANSRSSSDFSNSTQNRVAPYLEQNKVGQENTDIQNKNKTPFKSSSVDTTDGAKVWKATTEYKRSITVDPPKTVTSPTSKTHVRHKSDTYVPSVYQMPSDDEKSSERRKSTNLDDALNELEAIYNSLGLGDEDLLDRAERRELMTPKFNDQFNDWNGNDDEIQLRSQPTTPLRRVQRRSTLPDKLQDDMAFRRMNSLTKEKPNYKEAQAQISYMLASPVYVPYASDDDRQSERNEPDIVYDDVVYRNIKQTNSRLKTLDPQPPFGIPIGPVSPAPQSDYLHATPENKGRPRFIPRRSPDLVSDDLAYRSLRKDNRHSTHFNGEDYSGLINNNHSYSEYPYTKDSAANLKKKRAVRSLSANIFTMIQKEIDEALNMSKMATLQKTHSNSDVMKRLRNTFENNDNEQDHYPRNKVKQRHNTVSLFVNNTHAPTHHFAKDDSFIHSDDKHLAKPPSCDKSKSSSPSNRSPQASKRSSKDEFQQVLSMLAQEAMDTSNKLGVALAELDKNRNNNEKKSDVQSRISDSRQNFLNGLTCKSSEDTAPEIKHVNVRSEVVSEQKDDKPVTEVSEVSEDSKGKKTEDSLLAISDQLHKVEDQLKHSFEKELNFQDESLKLSSYISKGEEQLKAQETMVVIPESKLIPDVVPVTIKDDSVKIETVNDKENEVEIKPPVINSLNPFLNSDDKIKEINEINAFKELKDGISDLIAGICQVNEKLFTQNKGPKLDKCNSDVDKMTGITEATEKLNQVSQTICNQEVPHRASVNLSIYEDDLETKKDAADSTEYNSSEELATIFKLDSNPKSRTHTDNENESENKIRNELSSPKLVQTMNQQLRRLSVDQTDDCTPSQSNSLPTNVVPWRTKRQTHHSQKENRGEH
- the LOC110382305 gene encoding uncharacterized protein LOC110382305 isoform X1 codes for the protein MVAMLEVAERRNNEYFRSFLPAVNSPPVPHRDISAPTVTYRPYTEEYATVQRRVERPAQPEETERKKDKKWSIGKLFRRKKKEDESGSSSESDEGVSTRSPSKRKSKKKKKAPAVNNFDHIVIRDSRRAQSLAKPNVRDVTDDGVLSDPSAGFINYRAKTQDMYRASKESLSLREDNSNRSSGPSLESHSRKTRKGRLKARVEALRNSMKGESSSEEESLKSSNSSLMIRFRSEDSLMRSRDSSLNKRSRSARNERYIKRLSRDEENQLNKEAELLQQGYTKAEVEMLTRTPTSQSSGYGTCKRDQTQNVKTEQLYANDVNRRPMKSESISSFPSTQSYPSSINFNAKVNNEHINYSIPTSNINREMLYSNNNRERSVSNQYENADNVMCVKFPLGNVTNVKREEKAPPVPPPRDMQRKVATPISMYYENNPIIAERIANSQQTVQLHGVPNNDFERVMRRSQERSLSHSFNGLRRPISNSEDHIAMQNNEYIQNFQIRNEQPRRPASVSAEPNHYGLYANSPPWRKSIGPTNIVKPEPVQLRHDYLYYADQSPRSRRPISVKTSQNGHENQYLSDSQAGQNIAESVYRRPRNASDFWKKIDDAERQRRQQNMYANSRSSSDFSNSTQNRVAPYLEQNKVGQENTDIQNKNKTPFKSSSVDTTDGAKVWKATTEYKRSITVDPPKTVTSPTSKTHVRHKSDTYVPSVYQMPSDDEKSSERRKSTNLDDALNELEAIYNSLGLGDEDLLDRAERRELMTPKFNDQFNDWNGNDDEIQLRSQPTTPLRRVQRRSTLPDKLQDDMAFRRMNSLTKEKPNYKEAQAQISYMLASPVYVPYASDDDRQSERNEPDIVYDDVVYRNIKQTNSRLKTLDPQPPFGIPIGPVSPAPQSDYLHATPENKGRPRFIPRRSPDLVSDDLAYRSLRKDNRHSTHFNGEDYSGLINNNHSYSEYPYTKDSAANLKKKRAVRSLSANIFTMIQKEIDEALNMSKMATLQKTHSNSDVMKRLRNTFENNDNEQDHYPRNKVKQRHNTVSLFVNNTHAPTHHFAKDDSFIHSDDKHLAKPPSCDKSKSSSPSNRSPQASKRSSKDEFQQVLSMLAQEAMDTSNKLGVALAELDKNRNNNEKKSDVQSRISDSRQNFLNGLTCKSSEDTAPEIKHVNVRSEVVSEQKDDKPVTEVSEVSEDSKGKKTEDSLLAISDQLHKVEDQLKHSFEKELNFQDESLKLSSYISKGEEQLKAQETMVVIPESKLIPDVVPVTIKDDSVKIETVNDKENEVEIKPPVINSLNPFLNSDDKIKEINEINAFKELKDGISDLIAGICQVNEKLFTQNKGPKLDKCNSDVDKMTGITEATEKLNQVSQTICNQEVPHRASVNLSIYEDDLETKKDAADSTEYNSSEELATIFKLDSNPKSRTHTDNENESENKIRNELSSPKLVQTMNQQLRRLSVDQTDDCTPSQSNSLPTNVVPWRTKRQTHHSQKENRGDSAQSKRDWHDSGTLMLACTYTLMFSQHLADLDWLTLLGLLLAMITIIAMLII
- the LOC110382305 gene encoding uncharacterized protein LOC110382305 isoform X3 yields the protein MHTSMMMAVNSPPVPHRDISAPTVTYRPYTEEYATVQRRVERPAQPEETERKKDKKWSIGKLFRRKKKEDESGSSSESDEGVSTRSPSKRKSKKKKKAPAVNNFDHIVIRDSRRAQSLAKPNVRDVTDDGVLSDPSAGFINYRAKTQDMYRASKESLSLREDNSNRSSGPSLESHSRKTRKGRLKARVEALRNSMKGESSSEEESLKSSNSSLMIRFRSEDSLMRSRDSSLNKRSRSARNERYIKRLSRDEENQLNKEAELLQQGYTKAEVEMLTRTPTSQSSGYGTCKRDQTQNVKTEQLYANDVNRRPMKSESISSFPSTQSYPSSINFNAKVNNEHINYSIPTSNINREMLYSNNNRERSVSNQYENADNVMCVKFPLGNVTNVKREEKAPPVPPPRDMQRKVATPISMYYENNPIIAERIANSQQTVQLHGVPNNDFERVMRRSQERSLSHSFNGLRRPISNSEDHIAMQNNEYIQNFQIRNEQPRRPASVSAEPNHYGLYANSPPWRKSIGPTNIVKPEPVQLRHDYLYYADQSPRSRRPISVKTSQNGHENQYLSDSQAGQNIAESVYRRPRNASDFWKKIDDAERQRRQQNMYANSRSSSDFSNSTQNRVAPYLEQNKVGQENTDIQNKNKTPFKSSSVDTTDGAKVWKATTEYKRSITVDPPKTVTSPTSKTHVRHKSDTYVPSVYQMPSDDEKSSERRKSTNLDDALNELEAIYNSLGLGDEDLLDRAERRELMTPKFNDQFNDWNGNDDEIQLRSQPTTPLRRVQRRSTLPDKLQDDMAFRRMNSLTKEKPNYKEAQAQISYMLASPVYVPYASDDDRQSERNEPDIVYDDVVYRNIKQTNSRLKTLDPQPPFGIPIGPVSPAPQSDYLHATPENKGRPRFIPRRSPDLVSDDLAYRSLRKDNRHSTHFNGEDYSGLINNNHSYSEYPYTKDSAANLKKKRAVRSLSANIFTMIQKEIDEALNMSKMATLQKTHSNSDVMKRLRNTFENNDNEQDHYPRNKVKQRHNTVSLFVNNTHAPTHHFAKDDSFIHSDDKHLAKPPSCDKSKSSSPSNRSPQASKRSSKDEFQQVLSMLAQEAMDTSNKLGVALAELDKNRNNNEKKSDVQSRISDSRQNFLNGLTCKSSEDTAPEIKHVNVRSEVVSEQKDDKPVTEVSEVSEDSKGKKTEDSLLAISDQLHKVEDQLKHSFEKELNFQDESLKLSSYISKGEEQLKAQETMVVIPESKLIPDVVPVTIKDDSVKIETVNDKENEVEIKPPVINSLNPFLNSDDKIKEINEINAFKELKDGISDLIAGICQVNEKLFTQNKGPKLDKCNSDVDKMTGITEATEKLNQVSQTICNQEVPHRASVNLSIYEDDLETKKDAADSTEYNSSEELATIFKLDSNPKSRTHTDNENESENKIRNELSSPKLVQTMNQQLRRLSVDQTDDCTPSQSNSLPTNVVPWRTKRQTHHSQKENRGDSAQSKRDWHDSGTLMLACTYTLMFSQHLADLDWLTLLGLLLAMITIIAMLII